TAGGAGAGGATATTTTGGCCGACTGTGTTGAGGTAATTAAGACCAAACCTATTATGATCAGTCCTTTTGATCTGAAAAATTACTCATTGATTTTTACAAGTGCAAATGGAGTCATTTCATTTTTTAAAAACAGATTTAAACCTAATGAGGATTTTACAGCCAGGAATTATAATAAGATCTATTGTGTTGGTGAAAAAACGAAGAGAGAATTAAGAAAACACGGCTTCGGAACATTTAAGGTTTTGAAAAATGCTGATACTCTTTCCCAATTCATTATCGGAAAATGCCAGCATGAGCAATTTCTTCATTTCTGCGGCAACCTTGCCATCAACGTTCTGGATAAGGAACTTCCCTTACAAAATATTAAGTACAAAAAAGTTACGATATATAACACTGAGGAAACTCATCCTTTAATAAATGAAAAATATCATGCTGCAGTATTTTTTAGTCCGAGCGGAGTTCGTAGTTTTGCAAGGCGAAATTCTCTGGAAGGCATGAAGATATTTTCAATTGGCGAAACTACTTCCGGTGAGTTGAGAAATTATACGCAGGAAGAAATTTTTACTTCTGAAGAAAATACACTGACTTCGATTTTTGAACTGATAAGAAGAGAAATCAGAAGTAGAAATTAGAATATTTGTTACCAAAATATTGACGGTAATATTAGTTTAAATAGATTATGATAAAAAACGACCTATATTTAAAAGCACTTCGCGGAGAAACCGTTGAAAGACCTCCTGTCTGGATGATGAGGCAGGCTGGAAGATATCTGCCGGAATTCATTGCCTTGAGAGATCAGTATGATTTCTTTACAAGATGTCAGACCCCTGAACTTGCGGCTGAGATTACTCTACAGCCTATCCGCAGATTTCCTCTAGATGCAGCGATTCTGTTTTCTGATATCCTGGTAGTTCCACAGGCAATGGGGATTGACTTCAAAATGAAAGAATCTGTTGGACCATGGTTAGATACTCCTATCAGAACAATGGAACAGGTTCAAAATATTGAAACTCCGGACGTGAATGATACTTTAGGCTACGTTTTTGATGCTATTGAACTTACTCTTCAGAAACTGGACAATGACATTCCATTGATCGGTTTTGCAGGTTCTCCATGGACTATCCTTTGTTATTGTGTGGAAGGAAAAGGAAGTAAGGCGTTTGATATTGCAAAATCTTTCTGTTTCCAACAGCCTGAAGCTGCTCATTTATTACTGCAAAAAATTACAGATACTACGATTGCTTATTTAAAGAGAAAAGTAGAAAAAGGAGTTTCTGCAGTACAGGTTTTTGATTCATGGGGAGGAATGCTTTCTCCTACAGATTATCAGGAATTCTCATGGCAGTATATCAACCAGATTGTTGAGGCACTAAGTCCGCTTACTCATGTGGTGGTATTTGGAAAAGGATGCTGGTTTGCATTGGAAGATATGACTATGTCTAAAGCTTCTGCTCTTGGTGTAGACTGGACTATTAAGCCGGAGTTTGCAAGAACACTGACAAACCATACAATGACTCTACAGGGGAACTTTGATCCTGCAAGACTTCACTCAACGCCTGAAACGATTAAGAAGATGGTGAATGAAATGATCAACCGTTTCGGAAAAGACAGATATATCGCCAACTTAGGCCACGGAATTCTACC
This genomic window from Chryseobacterium viscerum contains:
- a CDS encoding uroporphyrinogen-III synthase, translated to MKILFTKNIDQTIISKELGEDILADCVEVIKTKPIMISPFDLKNYSLIFTSANGVISFFKNRFKPNEDFTARNYNKIYCVGEKTKRELRKHGFGTFKVLKNADTLSQFIIGKCQHEQFLHFCGNLAINVLDKELPLQNIKYKKVTIYNTEETHPLINEKYHAAVFFSPSGVRSFARRNSLEGMKIFSIGETTSGELRNYTQEEIFTSEENTLTSIFELIRREIRSRN
- the hemE gene encoding uroporphyrinogen decarboxylase gives rise to the protein MIKNDLYLKALRGETVERPPVWMMRQAGRYLPEFIALRDQYDFFTRCQTPELAAEITLQPIRRFPLDAAILFSDILVVPQAMGIDFKMKESVGPWLDTPIRTMEQVQNIETPDVNDTLGYVFDAIELTLQKLDNDIPLIGFAGSPWTILCYCVEGKGSKAFDIAKSFCFQQPEAAHLLLQKITDTTIAYLKRKVEKGVSAVQVFDSWGGMLSPTDYQEFSWQYINQIVEALSPLTHVVVFGKGCWFALEDMTMSKASALGVDWTIKPEFARTLTNHTMTLQGNFDPARLHSTPETIKKMVNEMINRFGKDRYIANLGHGILPNVPVENAEAFIRAVVDWKPNL